The following coding sequences are from one Ruminococcus flavefaciens AE3010 window:
- the mraY gene encoding phospho-N-acetylmuramoyl-pentapeptide-transferase codes for MSFWVINLVTALLSFVIAGVSGIFLVPFLHKIKFGQPIKTEDGPKWHAKKQGTPTMGGFMFIISTVITAIASYWIYRWKTGLDATDKASFKPFYLLLSVVLFSAAFGVIGFIDDYTKVARKNNDGLSPMQKIAIQLVVSVGFLAAVHFFGDGATRIDLGFWRSPSLGIFYYILMMAVIIYLTNAVNLTDGVDGLCGSVTFVAMLIFTVCCSILRQNEMTCFTMALAGGCLGFLLWNLNPAKCFMGDTGSMFLGAAVTGVGLILHKHLLLLLVALVYIIEALSVVLQVSYFKYTKKKYGEGRRIFKMTPIHHHFEMSGFSEYKIVITFSLCGIIFGVLGIITLLVF; via the coding sequence ATGTCTTTCTGGGTAATAAATCTTGTAACTGCACTTTTATCATTCGTTATTGCAGGAGTTTCGGGCATATTTCTTGTGCCCTTTCTCCATAAGATCAAATTCGGTCAGCCGATAAAGACTGAGGACGGACCCAAGTGGCACGCCAAAAAGCAGGGAACTCCCACCATGGGCGGTTTCATGTTCATTATATCCACAGTCATAACTGCCATTGCGAGCTACTGGATATACAGGTGGAAAACAGGTCTCGATGCAACGGATAAGGCGAGCTTCAAGCCCTTTTATCTGCTGCTGAGCGTGGTGCTTTTCTCAGCTGCATTCGGCGTTATCGGTTTTATCGACGACTATACCAAGGTTGCCAGAAAGAACAACGACGGACTTTCTCCCATGCAGAAGATAGCCATACAGCTTGTGGTATCCGTAGGCTTTCTTGCTGCTGTACACTTCTTCGGCGACGGTGCGACACGCATCGACCTCGGCTTCTGGAGAAGCCCCTCACTGGGAATATTCTATTATATATTAATGATGGCTGTGATAATTTACCTGACAAATGCGGTAAACCTCACAGACGGAGTAGACGGTCTCTGCGGCTCGGTAACATTTGTGGCTATGCTTATATTCACCGTATGCTGCTCAATACTCAGACAGAATGAGATGACCTGCTTCACAATGGCGCTTGCAGGCGGCTGTCTCGGATTCCTCCTTTGGAACCTTAACCCCGCAAAGTGCTTCATGGGCGATACAGGCTCAATGTTTCTGGGTGCAGCCGTTACAGGCGTGGGACTTATACTCCACAAGCACCTGCTGCTTCTTCTCGTTGCACTTGTGTACATCATCGAGGCGCTTTCCGTTGTTTTACAGGTAAGCTACTTCAAGTACACAAAGAAAAAGTACGGAGAGGGCAGGCGTATATTCAAGATGACTCCTATCCACCACCACTTCGAGATGAGCGGCTTCAGCGAGTACAAGATAGTCATAACTTTTTCGCTCTGCGGCATTATTTTCGGAGTTCTGGGCATAATTACACTGTTAGTTTTCTAA
- a CDS encoding FtsW/RodA/SpoVE family cell cycle protein — protein MASSNSQTKNRFAKYNPFSGGKRGDLSLSFFAYVMILLVVGIVMMSSASYAWAYSEHGGDGLYYAKNQAKNAVIGFIAMIFFMKMDYHNFKNLKLPILKKLNIASLMYILGAVLLVAVLLIGNDEGGTMGARRWIDIGPINLQPSEVAKLALIIFFAYSMERDGDKMNTFKTGIIKYAMILGLYVLLIGLEKHISGIILLGTIAVAMILCGGVNRKHFIGLGAAALGLAIAYISWQAQVPGSYVAVRIKSWQNPFADKLGDTWQTANSLIAIGSGGLFGLGLGNSRQKYLYLPETKNDFVFPIVCEELGFVGALAIIIVFFLLVIEGYSIAVRCKDRFGMLIAVGITTQIGIQTVLNLAVVSNLIPNTGISLPFFSYGGTALIMQLAEMGIMLNISQHRYYPDEKPKQKKTKKTAQSRSKAEPKGA, from the coding sequence ATGGCGTCAAGCAATTCACAGACAAAAAATCGCTTTGCCAAGTATAATCCCTTTTCAGGCGGCAAGCGCGGTGACCTGAGCCTTTCGTTCTTCGCTTATGTTATGATACTTCTTGTAGTCGGCATCGTAATGATGTCCTCTGCAAGCTATGCGTGGGCATACAGCGAGCACGGCGGCGACGGTCTGTATTATGCGAAAAATCAGGCGAAAAATGCTGTTATCGGCTTTATCGCTATGATTTTTTTTATGAAGATGGATTACCATAACTTCAAGAACTTAAAGCTCCCCATACTTAAAAAACTGAATATAGCAAGTCTGATGTATATTCTGGGTGCGGTACTTCTGGTAGCCGTTCTTCTTATCGGTAACGATGAGGGCGGTACCATGGGCGCACGACGCTGGATAGACATCGGACCTATAAATCTCCAGCCCTCGGAGGTGGCGAAGCTGGCACTCATCATCTTCTTTGCCTACAGCATGGAGCGTGACGGGGACAAGATGAACACCTTTAAGACAGGTATAATCAAATATGCCATGATACTCGGACTGTACGTGCTGCTCATCGGACTTGAAAAGCACATTTCGGGTATCATACTCCTCGGCACTATTGCCGTTGCAATGATACTCTGCGGCGGTGTGAACAGGAAGCACTTCATTGGTCTTGGTGCAGCTGCGCTTGGTCTGGCTATAGCCTATATCTCATGGCAGGCACAGGTGCCCGGCAGTTATGTTGCTGTACGTATAAAATCATGGCAGAATCCCTTTGCCGACAAGCTTGGAGATACATGGCAGACAGCCAACTCCCTTATCGCTATCGGTTCCGGCGGACTTTTCGGTCTGGGACTGGGTAACTCCCGTCAGAAGTACCTCTACCTCCCCGAGACGAAGAACGACTTCGTTTTCCCCATTGTCTGTGAGGAGCTCGGCTTCGTGGGAGCTCTTGCCATAATCATTGTTTTTTTCCTTCTTGTTATAGAGGGCTATTCTATAGCAGTACGCTGCAAGGACCGCTTCGGTATGCTCATAGCAGTCGGTATCACCACTCAGATAGGCATACAGACAGTCCTTAACCTCGCCGTTGTAAGCAACCTCATACCCAATACAGGTATCAGTCTGCCCTTTTTCAGCTACGGCGGTACGGCGCTTATAATGCAGCTTGCGGAAATGGGTATCATGCTGAATATATCACAGCACAGGTACTATCCCGACGAAAAGCCCAAGCAGAAAAAGACAAAGAAAACGGCTCAGAGCAGAAGTAAAGCCGAGCCAAAAGGAGCATAA
- the murG gene encoding undecaprenyldiphospho-muramoylpentapeptide beta-N-acetylglucosaminyltransferase, with the protein MRVLIACGGTGGHINPGLAIADIIKSKYPDAEFLFAGTPKGMESKLVPKAGYKLETIKVAGFQRKISLENIGRNAKALAYLVTSGKRAKQIIEGFKPDIAIGTGGYAAGPVIRKAARMGIPTAIHEQNAYPGVTNKLLSKEVDYVMLTVKEALKFMDESKFEHSVTGLPVRSNINTMSREEARKKLGFDDSFTILSFGGSLGAGCINDTMTEVIKWHTGKKLAINHIHGYGGMGKETFPQAMKAAGIPLKSDRLRITEYINDMDVCLAAADLVICRSGASTLAELEAAGKASILIPSPIVAGNHQYHNAMVLGNAGAAVVIEQKDVTNEKMIAEIEKLYGDSVKVKSMSESAAKLHLTDTNDRILAVIDKLIEKSKK; encoded by the coding sequence ATGAGAGTTCTCATTGCCTGCGGAGGCACAGGCGGTCATATAAATCCGGGTCTTGCCATTGCTGATATCATCAAGAGCAAGTATCCCGATGCGGAGTTCCTCTTTGCAGGCACTCCAAAGGGTATGGAGTCAAAGCTTGTCCCCAAGGCAGGGTATAAGCTTGAAACCATCAAGGTGGCAGGCTTCCAGAGAAAGATATCCCTTGAAAATATCGGCAGGAACGCCAAGGCTCTTGCCTATCTTGTTACCTCGGGAAAGAGAGCAAAGCAGATCATAGAGGGCTTCAAGCCCGATATCGCTATCGGTACAGGCGGCTATGCGGCAGGTCCTGTTATCAGAAAAGCCGCAAGAATGGGCATACCCACTGCTATCCATGAGCAGAATGCCTACCCGGGCGTGACAAACAAGCTCCTCTCAAAAGAGGTGGACTACGTTATGCTCACCGTCAAGGAAGCTCTCAAATTCATGGACGAGAGCAAGTTCGAGCACAGCGTTACGGGACTTCCCGTAAGAAGCAATATAAATACCATGAGCCGCGAGGAGGCACGTAAGAAGCTGGGCTTCGACGACAGCTTCACTATACTTTCATTCGGCGGCAGTCTCGGTGCAGGCTGTATCAATGACACCATGACCGAGGTCATCAAATGGCACACAGGCAAGAAGCTTGCCATAAATCATATCCACGGCTACGGCGGCATGGGTAAGGAGACCTTCCCACAGGCTATGAAAGCCGCAGGTATACCTCTCAAATCCGACAGGCTCCGAATTACGGAGTACATAAACGATATGGACGTTTGTCTCGCAGCAGCAGACCTTGTTATCTGCCGCTCGGGAGCTTCTACACTTGCGGAGCTTGAAGCCGCAGGAAAAGCTTCAATACTTATCCCGTCGCCTATAGTTGCGGGAAATCACCAGTACCACAATGCAATGGTGTTGGGCAATGCAGGTGCGGCAGTGGTCATCGAGCAGAAGGACGTCACCAACGAGAAGATGATAGCCGAGATAGAAAAGCTCTACGGCGACTCGGTAAAGGTAAAGTCCATGTCAGAAAGTGCGGCGAAGCTCCACCTTACAGATACAAACGACAGGATACTTGCTGTCATAGATAAGCTAATTGAAAAGAGTAAGAAATGA
- a CDS encoding alpha/beta hydrolase, with product MNTGEKVEVNGTKLNVYSEGSGDVTIVFMAGNGVTCPVLEYKPVYRRMSVKYRIAVIEKAGYGFSDHAKTPRTIENLVSEDREALRKAGIEPPYVLAAHSYSGFEAVYWANSYPDEIKAVLSMDMGIPTMAVLQAKEVSEEKRCGMVKKQQKLLQKVAKGGFLTKLFRNKLENVSGLLDGSELSGEEKKMYREMFYKNIANPEFTDEALNMTENAQKAENTGILKCPCCFYISDMKTMTKKVSWRQVGIDYAEKCGGEVHLSDKGHMMYAFIPDEMSDTFIRFLEAHNLGAK from the coding sequence ATGAACACAGGTGAAAAAGTCGAAGTAAACGGCACAAAGCTCAATGTGTACAGTGAGGGCAGCGGCGATGTTACCATAGTATTTATGGCAGGCAACGGCGTGACCTGCCCTGTGCTTGAATACAAGCCTGTATACAGGAGAATGTCCGTAAAGTACCGTATAGCCGTAATTGAAAAAGCAGGGTATGGCTTCAGTGACCATGCGAAAACTCCCAGAACTATTGAAAATCTCGTTTCCGAGGACAGAGAAGCGCTCCGTAAGGCAGGCATCGAGCCGCCCTATGTTCTTGCAGCTCATTCCTATTCGGGATTTGAGGCTGTTTACTGGGCGAATAGCTATCCTGATGAGATAAAGGCTGTTCTAAGTATGGATATGGGTATCCCAACTATGGCTGTATTGCAGGCTAAGGAAGTAAGCGAGGAAAAACGCTGCGGCATGGTAAAAAAGCAGCAGAAGCTGCTGCAAAAAGTGGCAAAAGGCGGATTTCTGACGAAGCTTTTCAGAAACAAACTTGAAAATGTTTCGGGACTTCTTGACGGCAGTGAGCTGAGCGGCGAAGAAAAGAAGATGTACAGGGAAATGTTTTATAAAAACATCGCTAACCCCGAATTTACCGACGAAGCCCTGAACATGACGGAAAATGCGCAGAAAGCAGAAAACACGGGGATACTGAAATGTCCGTGCTGCTTTTACATAAGCGATATGAAGACCATGACAAAAAAGGTCTCATGGAGACAGGTGGGTATCGACTACGCAGAAAAATGCGGCGGAGAGGTTCACCTGTCCGATAAAGGTCATATGATGTACGCATTTATCCCCGATGAGATGTCGGATACATTTATAAGATTTCTTGAAGCGCACAATTTAGGCGCTAAGTAA
- the murA gene encoding UDP-N-acetylglucosamine 1-carboxyvinyltransferase, producing MQKFVITGGRRLCGELALQGSKNSSLPIMAAALLCCGDCTLHSCPKLTDVYAAARILNCVGCKCSFEGNTAVINSNILGSTEISEELMREMRSSIIFMGAMLGRAGECTVSVPGGCELGPRPIDMHLAALRKMGVDIRESGGSIVCRASAGRAKGAKISLAFPSVGATENIILCAVTADGETVINNAAREPEICDLCGFLRSCGADIVGDGESSIIIHGKKQLHGCEYTIMPDRIVAATYLSMVAATKGELILTNACVPETEPFFTVLEQTGCGIYTSEKKIYLRSGSRLKAVRDRIRTMPHPGFPTDAQAVLMAALCVADGTSVFEENIFDCRYRHTDALVKMGADIQVLGKVAVIKGREGLHGANVEATDLRGGAAMVIAALCAEGSSEISRICHIDRGYEKMEEAVRLLGGDMRRV from the coding sequence ATGCAGAAATTTGTAATAACAGGCGGCAGACGCCTTTGCGGTGAGCTCGCCTTACAGGGCAGCAAAAACAGCTCCCTGCCAATAATGGCGGCGGCGCTCCTGTGCTGCGGCGATTGTACGCTGCACAGCTGTCCCAAGCTCACCGACGTTTACGCAGCCGCAAGGATACTCAACTGCGTGGGCTGCAAATGCAGCTTTGAGGGAAATACCGCAGTCATAAACTCCAATATTCTCGGCAGTACCGAAATATCCGAGGAGCTTATGCGTGAGATGCGTTCCTCTATAATCTTTATGGGAGCCATGCTGGGAAGAGCAGGCGAATGTACAGTCAGCGTCCCCGGAGGCTGCGAGCTTGGACCGCGTCCCATAGATATGCACCTTGCCGCTCTCAGGAAAATGGGAGTGGATATCCGCGAAAGCGGCGGCAGCATAGTCTGCAGGGCTTCCGCAGGCAGAGCAAAGGGGGCTAAGATATCCCTTGCTTTCCCGTCGGTGGGAGCTACTGAAAATATCATTCTCTGCGCGGTGACGGCAGACGGCGAGACTGTCATAAACAATGCCGCCCGCGAGCCCGAGATATGCGACCTCTGCGGCTTTCTGCGAAGCTGCGGTGCGGATATCGTCGGCGACGGAGAAAGCAGTATCATTATCCACGGAAAAAAACAGCTTCACGGCTGTGAATATACAATTATGCCCGACAGGATAGTTGCTGCCACATACCTTTCAATGGTGGCTGCCACAAAGGGCGAGCTTATACTTACTAATGCCTGTGTTCCCGAGACAGAGCCCTTTTTTACGGTGCTTGAACAGACGGGGTGCGGTATTTATACATCTGAAAAGAAAATATATCTTCGCAGCGGTTCGCGGCTGAAAGCCGTCAGAGACAGGATAAGGACCATGCCTCATCCGGGATTTCCCACTGACGCACAGGCTGTGCTAATGGCTGCGCTTTGTGTTGCCGACGGGACCAGCGTTTTCGAGGAGAATATCTTCGATTGTCGTTACCGTCACACCGACGCTCTTGTGAAAATGGGAGCGGATATACAGGTGCTTGGCAAGGTCGCTGTAATAAAGGGCAGGGAAGGGCTTCACGGTGCCAATGTGGAGGCTACGGACCTGCGGGGCGGTGCAGCTATGGTCATAGCGGCTCTCTGTGCGGAGGGCAGCTCAGAGATAAGCCGTATCTGCCACATTGACAGAGGGTATGAAAAAATGGAAGAAGCCGTAAGACTTCTCGGCGGAGATATGCGCCGCGTCTGA
- a CDS encoding cell division protein FtsQ/DivIB: MKDVEKTNVDRQNSRKRIRRRKRMMNVYGLVVLLLVLTAGITISYTFLFNINEIRVAGQSDMYSAEEIVEASGIKKGDNLLRLDCAKSEQRILDKLLYVETAKVDRDFPSSLDITVTKCIPAFNVNYGDGTLLVSKKGKILADNGFITDGLPIIYGFDPADHTPGKPASSENEHKNDAFFELISSMAAKEDNGIMTVDMSDEHAIIVNYKNGMIFKMGNWNDVEYKLNLAETVMNDETVKGKKGYLTMIGTKQCSFRTSDGPVIVPGEAEPTTEPMTDEYGYPIIQSEHDPKQEEMLNEFNNNRNTTEPTTAAQQWTDNGGYDSGSNWDDNSWDQQDNQWSADNSQWNADDNQWSGDNSWTDTTTQWSDNSGGTANYDNNSENQW; the protein is encoded by the coding sequence ATGAAAGACGTCGAAAAAACAAATGTCGATAGGCAGAACAGCCGCAAGCGTATCAGACGCCGTAAACGCATGATGAATGTTTACGGACTTGTAGTGCTTCTGCTGGTGCTGACCGCGGGTATAACCATAAGCTATACCTTTCTCTTTAATATAAACGAGATACGTGTGGCAGGTCAGTCGGATATGTATTCTGCCGAGGAGATAGTTGAGGCTTCGGGCATAAAAAAGGGAGACAATCTTCTGAGACTTGACTGTGCCAAGAGCGAGCAGCGCATCCTCGACAAGCTTCTCTATGTGGAGACTGCCAAGGTGGACAGAGACTTCCCGTCCTCACTGGATATAACCGTAACCAAGTGCATACCTGCTTTCAATGTGAATTACGGCGACGGCACTCTCCTTGTGAGCAAAAAGGGAAAGATACTGGCTGATAACGGCTTCATCACCGACGGACTTCCTATTATATACGGCTTTGACCCTGCGGATCATACTCCCGGAAAGCCTGCTTCCTCGGAAAACGAACACAAGAACGATGCTTTTTTTGAGCTCATAAGCAGTATGGCTGCCAAGGAGGACAACGGCATCATGACTGTGGATATGAGTGACGAGCACGCTATCATAGTGAACTATAAAAACGGCATGATATTCAAAATGGGCAACTGGAACGATGTTGAGTATAAGCTGAATCTTGCAGAAACCGTAATGAATGATGAGACGGTCAAGGGCAAAAAGGGCTATCTGACCATGATCGGCACGAAGCAGTGCAGCTTCAGGACCAGCGACGGACCTGTTATAGTCCCGGGAGAGGCTGAGCCTACAACAGAGCCTATGACCGATGAATACGGCTATCCCATCATACAGAGCGAGCACGATCCCAAGCAGGAAGAGATGCTCAATGAGTTCAACAACAACAGGAATACCACCGAGCCCACTACAGCCGCTCAGCAGTGGACTGACAACGGCGGCTATGACAGCGGAAGCAACTGGGACGATAACAGCTGGGATCAGCAGGATAACCAGTGGAGCGCAGACAACAGCCAGTGGAATGCCGACGATAACCAGTGGAGCGGCGACAACAGCTGGACAGACACGACTACACAGTGGTCCGACAACAGCGGCGGAACTGCCAATTATGACAATAATTCGGAAAATCAGTGGTGA
- the ftsZ gene encoding cell division protein FtsZ: MSDFNYEETLEPDVNIKVIGVGGGGGNAVNCMVDSGVSNIEYIAINTDAKALNKSKATTRIPIGAKLTKGRGAGNKPEIGQRSAEENRDEIETHLKGADMIFITAGMGGGTGTGAAPVVAKIAKEMDILTVAVVTKPFLFEREQKMAQAERGIAELRKYVDSLIVIPNERLLVGLDKPLTMLQSFALSDDVLKTGVKSISDLIVEEGYINLDFADVSTIMRNAGYAHMAIGHGTGKDKARDAANAVISSPLLETSISGAKRLLINIAMSEDILSSDVDAATKMITDTAADGVEFIFGTAFKEDMQDEMTITVIAAGFDDMDAANDAAVEGASVENPEDEIIPIDNPLIDGLGFGAPSAPKPAASNQDYDLDDIFKMLGN; encoded by the coding sequence ATGTCAGATTTCAATTATGAGGAAACACTCGAACCCGATGTTAATATAAAGGTCATCGGTGTCGGCGGCGGCGGCGGAAACGCTGTTAACTGCATGGTGGATTCGGGTGTAAGTAATATAGAATATATCGCAATAAACACAGATGCCAAGGCACTCAACAAGTCCAAGGCTACTACAAGGATACCGATCGGTGCTAAGCTCACAAAGGGCAGAGGCGCAGGCAACAAGCCTGAGATCGGTCAGCGCAGCGCTGAGGAGAACCGCGACGAGATTGAGACTCACCTCAAGGGTGCTGATATGATCTTTATCACTGCTGGTATGGGCGGCGGTACAGGAACAGGAGCTGCTCCTGTAGTTGCTAAGATCGCCAAGGAAATGGATATCCTTACAGTTGCTGTCGTTACAAAGCCCTTCCTCTTCGAGAGAGAGCAGAAAATGGCACAGGCTGAAAGAGGTATCGCAGAGCTCAGAAAGTATGTTGATTCTCTTATCGTTATCCCTAACGAGAGACTTCTCGTTGGTCTCGATAAGCCCCTTACAATGCTCCAGTCCTTTGCACTCTCTGACGACGTGCTCAAGACAGGTGTAAAGAGCATTTCCGATCTTATCGTTGAAGAGGGTTACATAAACCTCGACTTCGCAGACGTTTCAACTATCATGAGAAACGCAGGCTATGCTCACATGGCTATCGGTCACGGTACAGGCAAGGACAAGGCAAGAGATGCTGCAAACGCTGTTATCTCCAGCCCGCTTCTCGAAACATCTATCTCGGGTGCTAAGAGACTCCTTATCAATATCGCAATGTCAGAGGATATTCTTTCTTCCGATGTTGATGCAGCTACAAAGATGATCACAGATACAGCTGCTGACGGTGTTGAGTTCATCTTCGGTACAGCATTCAAGGAAGACATGCAGGACGAGATGACTATCACAGTTATCGCAGCAGGCTTCGACGATATGGACGCTGCTAACGATGCAGCAGTTGAGGGAGCTTCTGTTGAGAATCCGGAGGACGAGATAATCCCGATCGACAATCCTCTTATCGACGGTCTTGGTTTCGGTGCACCAAGCGCACCTAAGCCTGCGGCTTCAAATCAGGATTACGATCTTGACGACATCTTCAAGATGCTGGGCAACTAA
- a CDS encoding sigma-70 family RNA polymerase sigma factor, translating to MNSKPDEELAVLGKTDKSASAVLISRFSKLIFIKSEIYANSETDSDDLYQEGMISLLKAIEAFDPRKGVKFSTFAEVCIDNRMRTVSKKSVRDLSFAERVDDEEAADVLSDEETPESIYFYKEFFSELWKDICSVLSLTELNVLTLCVQGMSYRDAAEKLEMTEKSVDNAMQRARRKIRALMHDTN from the coding sequence TTGAACAGCAAACCGGATGAAGAGCTGGCTGTACTGGGTAAGACCGATAAATCAGCTTCAGCTGTCCTCATCTCACGCTTTTCTAAGCTTATTTTTATTAAATCGGAAATTTATGCAAACTCAGAGACCGACAGCGATGACCTGTATCAAGAGGGTATGATAAGCCTGCTGAAAGCTATCGAAGCCTTCGATCCCAGAAAAGGCGTGAAGTTCTCAACCTTTGCCGAGGTATGTATCGACAACCGTATGAGGACCGTGTCTAAGAAATCGGTCAGAGACCTTTCCTTTGCCGAAAGAGTAGACGACGAAGAAGCCGCCGATGTGCTGTCAGATGAGGAAACTCCCGAGAGCATTTATTTTTACAAGGAATTCTTTTCCGAGCTGTGGAAGGACATATGCTCGGTGCTTTCTCTTACGGAGCTCAATGTGCTTACTCTCTGCGTTCAGGGAATGAGCTACAGGGACGCCGCTGAAAAGCTTGAGATGACAGAGAAATCTGTTGATAATGCAATGCAGCGTGCAAGACGGAAAATACGTGCGCTCATGCATGATACAAATTGA
- a CDS encoding zinc-ribbon domain containing protein, translating into MYEDKTLVCKECGNEFIFSAGEQEFYAEKGFVNEPQRCKSCRDARKNAGKAERVMYTAVCASCGGEAKVPFEPKEGRAVYCSDCFAKMNEA; encoded by the coding sequence ATGTACGAAGACAAGACATTAGTTTGCAAGGAGTGCGGAAACGAGTTTATTTTCTCCGCAGGCGAACAGGAATTTTACGCAGAGAAAGGCTTCGTTAACGAGCCCCAGAGATGCAAATCATGTCGTGATGCAAGAAAGAACGCAGGCAAGGCTGAGCGCGTAATGTACACAGCAGTTTGCGCTTCATGCGGCGGCGAAGCAAAGGTTCCTTTTGAGCCAAAGGAAGGTAGAGCTGTATATTGCAGCGATTGCTTTGCCAAGATGAACGAGGCATAA
- a CDS encoding Nif3-like dinuclear metal center hexameric protein, which produces MLDNRLKKIAELVSGEGAAADVGTDHAYLAAELINSGKCSRVIASDVKEGPLEAARNTVEKYGIQDKVDLVLSDGLDAVDLTGVTDIVIAGMGGETILEIMARVSRDGRAAEGVKWILQPMTKPEVLRKGMYDCGFALKNDLIVEEGDKLYNIMTADYDPNYLCDLTEAESIMGYLDDEEALTQKYYSREAERCSKVSESLKKAGKAAEAQHYEALAAKLKNGVVSENVNHIAEYLDSLYPFGLQEKWDNSGYLVECPIDECRRILLALDITNEVVDEAIKKQADLVVSHHPVIFEPRKRIMKNDPVYRLIADCIGAICLHTNLDIANGGTNGVILRKLGEKLELAGEPVPFEELGGEKGLGWIIELKDSISGKALAELCKGILGCGVVRTSHCTDMEISRIAFCSGSGGSMLGLAAEKGCDALITGDVKHDVWIDANNRGMALLDCGHFHTENIVLWELRRVLEERFPQLDIEIAECSVDPCEYV; this is translated from the coding sequence ATGCTTGATAACAGACTTAAAAAAATTGCAGAGCTTGTAAGCGGAGAGGGTGCTGCTGCCGATGTGGGCACCGACCACGCCTATCTGGCAGCGGAGCTCATAAACAGCGGGAAATGCAGCAGGGTAATAGCCTCCGACGTGAAGGAGGGACCCCTTGAAGCTGCAAGGAATACCGTGGAAAAATACGGCATACAGGATAAGGTGGATCTTGTGCTCTCCGACGGTCTGGACGCTGTTGACCTGACAGGCGTGACCGATATCGTTATTGCAGGTATGGGCGGAGAGACTATCCTTGAAATAATGGCAAGAGTCAGCAGAGACGGCAGAGCTGCCGAGGGTGTGAAGTGGATACTGCAGCCCATGACCAAGCCCGAGGTGCTGAGAAAGGGAATGTACGATTGCGGATTCGCCCTTAAAAATGATCTGATCGTGGAGGAGGGGGACAAGCTGTACAACATTATGACAGCTGATTACGACCCCAATTATCTCTGCGACCTTACGGAAGCGGAGAGCATAATGGGATATCTGGACGATGAAGAGGCTCTGACACAGAAGTACTACAGCCGTGAAGCCGAGCGCTGCTCAAAAGTCAGCGAAAGCCTTAAAAAAGCAGGCAAAGCGGCGGAAGCTCAGCACTATGAAGCTCTTGCGGCGAAGCTGAAAAACGGCGTAGTAAGCGAAAACGTAAACCATATTGCGGAATACCTCGACAGTCTGTATCCTTTCGGTTTACAGGAGAAATGGGACAATTCGGGATATCTGGTTGAGTGCCCCATTGACGAATGCAGAAGGATACTTCTGGCGCTTGACATAACAAACGAAGTGGTTGATGAAGCCATAAAAAAACAGGCAGACCTTGTGGTTTCCCACCACCCTGTCATATTTGAGCCCCGAAAGCGCATTATGAAAAACGACCCTGTTTACAGGCTCATTGCGGACTGCATAGGTGCTATCTGTCTCCATACGAATCTTGATATAGCCAATGGCGGCACAAACGGTGTTATACTGCGTAAGCTCGGTGAGAAGCTGGAGCTTGCAGGCGAGCCTGTACCCTTTGAGGAGCTCGGCGGCGAGAAGGGGCTGGGCTGGATAATAGAGCTGAAAGACAGCATCTCAGGAAAAGCTCTTGCAGAGCTTTGCAAGGGAATACTCGGCTGCGGCGTGGTAAGAACTTCGCACTGCACCGATATGGAAATATCAAGGATAGCGTTCTGCTCGGGTTCGGGCGGCTCTATGCTGGGACTTGCGGCTGAAAAGGGCTGCGACGCTCTTATCACGGGCGACGTGAAGCACGACGTCTGGATAGACGCCAATAACCGCGGCATGGCACTCCTTGACTGCGGTCACTTCCACACCGAGAACATTGTGCTGTGGGAGCTCCGCCGTGTGCTGGAAGAGAGATTCCCACAGCTTGATATCGAGATAGCTGAGTGCTCAGTCGACCCCTGCGAATATGTCTGA